A genomic segment from Spinacia oleracea cultivar Varoflay chromosome 3, BTI_SOV_V1, whole genome shotgun sequence encodes:
- the LOC110805823 gene encoding zinc transporter 1-like yields MAQVLNYLILITLVLLLSSSLVVGDCNCDHENSTHDDTKLTLKYKLGAIAAILAASALGVSLPLAGKNFPALNPNSNLFFLVKTFAAGVILSTGFIHILPDAYEDLTNPCLDENPWGKFPFMGLFAMVGALGSLMIDSFATGYYRRVHFGGKKDTLPMIDEEMSGDHTGHIHLHTHATHGHAHGPGPGATPEGLNELDRIRYKVTSQVLEMGIVVHSVIIGISMGTSQSLDTIKPLMAALCFHQFFEGVGLGGCIVQAAFKSSSTLCMSVFFSLTTPVGIAVGIGINSIYNDSSPTALIVQGLLNSVAAGILIYMALVDLLAQDFMSPKVQNNTKLFFGANLTLLLGAGFMAILAIWA; encoded by the exons ATGGCGCAAGTATTAAACTATCTAATTCTTATCACTCTCGTTCTCCTCTTGTCATCATCCTTGGTGGTAGGTGATTGCAATTGCGATCACGAAAATTCAACACATGATGATACTAAACTTACCCTAAAATATAAACTCGGGGCAATTGCCGCCATTCTGGCAGCAAGTGCCCTAGGAGTTTCCCTTCCTCTCGCGGGGAAGAATTTCCCCGCCCTAAACCCGAatagtaatttattttttctagtAAAAACTTTCGCAGCAGGGGTGATTTTGTCAACTGGGTTTATTCACATTCTACCTGATGCCTACGAAGACCTCACAAACCCTTGCCTTGATGAAAATCCTTGGGGAAAGTTTCCCTTTATGGGGCTTTTCGCCATGGTGGGTGCCCTAGGAAGTTTGATGATTGATTCCTTTGCCACCGGTTACTATCGTAGGGTACACTTTGGTGGGAAGAAGGATACTTTGCCTATGATTGATGAAGAGATGAGTGGTGACCATACCGGACATATCCACCTTCATACACATGCTACCCATGGACATGCCCATGGTCCAGGTCCTGGAGCTACCCCTGAGGGTTTGAATGAGTTGGATCGTATCAGATACAAAGTTACATCACAG GTCTTGGAGATGGGTATTGTGGTTCATTCAGTGATTATAGGGATATCAATGGGTACTTCTCAAAGCCTTGATACAATCAAGCCTCTCATGGCCGCTTTGTGCTTCCATCAGTTCTTCGAGGGTGTTGGACTTGGCGGATGCATTGTACAG gcAGCTTTCAAGTCATCTTCTACATTGTGCATGTCAGTATTCTTCTCCCTCACAACTCCAGTTGGAATAGCAGTTGGAATTGGAATAAATAGTATTTATAATGATAGTAGCCCAACCGCTCTGATTGTTCAAGGCTTGTTGAACTCAGTCGCAGCAGGAATCTTGATTTACATGGCGCTTGTTGATCTACTAGCTCAAGACTTTATGAGCCCTAAGGTGCAAAACAATACTAAGCTTTTCTTTGGAGCAAATCTTACCTTGCTTCTTGGTGCTGGTTTTATGGCTATATTGGCTATCTGGGcttga